The following proteins are co-located in the Conyzicola lurida genome:
- a CDS encoding GyrI-like domain-containing protein — translation MDKIDFRAERKDLYSPSSTAFSVVEVPRFEFFAVSGRGDPNSSAEYADAVAALYSVSYAAKFASKRVFERDYVVAPLEGLWPMSARSLPKSEWTWTMLQRQPDWLTAEVREHALEAARTKQLAAVDRVRFEVMTEGLSVQILHVGPYDDEAPTIARLHDEYLPQQGYVENGEHHEIYLSDARRVEPAKLTTVLRQPVAVAS, via the coding sequence ATGGACAAGATCGATTTCCGTGCGGAGAGGAAGGATCTGTACTCTCCCTCCTCCACCGCGTTCAGCGTCGTCGAGGTACCGAGGTTCGAGTTCTTCGCGGTGTCGGGTCGAGGAGACCCGAACTCCAGCGCCGAGTACGCCGACGCCGTGGCCGCGCTCTACTCGGTCTCGTACGCCGCGAAGTTCGCGAGCAAGCGGGTGTTCGAGCGCGACTACGTCGTCGCGCCGCTCGAGGGGTTGTGGCCGATGTCCGCCCGGAGCCTGCCGAAGAGTGAGTGGACCTGGACGATGCTGCAGCGTCAGCCCGACTGGCTGACCGCCGAGGTGCGTGAGCACGCGCTCGAGGCCGCACGCACCAAGCAACTCGCGGCCGTCGACCGGGTGCGCTTCGAGGTGATGACCGAGGGGCTGAGCGTGCAGATCCTGCACGTCGGCCCGTACGACGACGAGGCGCCCACGATCGCTCGGCTGCACGACGAGTACCTGCCGCAGCAGGGCTATGTCGAGAACGGCGAGCACCACGAGATCTACCTCAGCGACGCCCGACGGGTGGAGCCGGCGAAGCTCACGACCGTGCTGAGGCAGCCGGTTGCTGTCGCGTCGTGA
- a CDS encoding ATP-dependent helicase, with the protein MGDVLDKFSPATREWFSGAFPQPTTAQLGAWTAVSSGSHALVVAPTGSGKTLAAFLWAIDKLASTPPPENPLHRTRVLYISPLKALGVDVERNLRAPLVGVTQTAKRLGLAAPEVTVGVRSGDTTPGDRRVLARTPPDILITTPESLYLMLTSAAKETLVGVETVIIDEVHAVASTKRGAHLAVSLERLDSLLAKPAQRIGLSATVRPREEVARFLAGNAPVTIVQPESSKRFDLSVVVPVEDMTELGSAPALEGSAAGATPQGSIWPHVEERIVDLILDHRSTIVFANSRRLAERLTARLNEIYEERELSRVELVETAVGAITSEGPRQARPAAAPAQMMAQAGSTSGAAPLLARAHHGSVSKDQRAGIEDDLKSGRLRCVVATSSLELGIDMGAVDLVVQVESPPSVASGLQRIGRAGHQVGEISKGVLFPKHRADLLHTAVAAERMLSGQIEAISIPANPLDVLAQQTVAAVALGPLGVEEWFDTVRRSAPFATLPRSAYVATLDLLSGLYPSDEFAELRPRIVWDRVGDTITGRPGAQRLAVTSGGTIPDRGLFGVFMVGEKAARVGELDEEMVYESRVGDVFALGATSWRIEDITHDRVLVSPAYGQPGKVPFWKGDGLGRPAELGRAIGAFTREISTASPELSTGTDPSTSSGTEVRERMVAAGLDEFAANNLITFVADQKQSTGHVPTDKTLVVERFRDELGDWRVILHSPFGMQVHAPWALAVGARVRDRLGMDGAAMASDDGVVVRIPDTDAAPPGAELFVFEPGELQDIVTEEVGGSALFASRFRECAARALLLPRYNPGKRSPLWQQRQRASQLLDVARKFPSFPIVLETVREVLQDVYDLPALVAIASEIEGRGIRIVETETEVPSPFARSLLFGYVAAFMYEGDSPLAERRAAALSLDSTLLAELLGRAELRELLDAGVIEQTELELQRLAADRRAKDAEGIVDVLRLLGPLSTEEIAERVELVETQTDGLPEDFDRLNPLMVGLARDNRVLRVTIAGTERWAGIEDSARLRDALGVPLPIGVPAAFIEPVADPLGDLVGRFARTHGPFTVSAVATRFGLGVAVVLDTLRRLSRERRVVEGEFRPGATGSEWCDTEVLRRLRSRSLAALRHEVEPVDAATLGRFLPAWQHVGSNLTGIDGLVQVIDQLSGVALPASAWETLVLPARLRNYSPAWLDELTLTGEVVWSGRGSLPGSDGWVSLHLADNAPLTLADPSGDETTELQRSILASLAGGGAFFFRQLSGAVGSMDDKELTTALWDLVWAGLVTNDTFSPLRSFLGGKAAPKRAPSRSRAYRGRARPTLPSQAGAPNVGGRWSLLPLAEGDTTIRAKSMAELLLERHGVVTRGAVQSEGVRGGFSLAYKVLSGFEEIGRARRGYFVEGLGAAQFATGATVDRLRAFTRDDASNEPPAAVTLAATDPAQPYGAALPWPAAEPDAPRGHRPGRKAGSLVVLVDGHLAVYVERGGKTVLTFTADEGVLAAASASLASIVRTGLGKLRIEQVDGESITGSPLGIALGDAGFSATPRGLSMRA; encoded by the coding sequence ATGGGCGACGTGCTCGACAAATTCTCTCCCGCGACCCGGGAGTGGTTTTCGGGTGCCTTCCCGCAGCCGACGACCGCGCAGCTCGGCGCGTGGACAGCAGTCTCGAGCGGCAGCCACGCCCTCGTCGTCGCCCCGACCGGCTCGGGCAAGACCCTCGCGGCGTTCCTCTGGGCGATCGACAAACTGGCGTCGACTCCCCCGCCCGAGAACCCGCTGCACCGCACCCGCGTGCTCTACATCTCCCCGCTCAAAGCGCTCGGCGTCGACGTGGAGCGCAACCTGCGCGCCCCGCTCGTCGGCGTCACGCAGACGGCGAAGCGCCTGGGGCTCGCGGCCCCCGAGGTGACCGTCGGCGTGCGTTCGGGCGACACCACTCCCGGCGACCGGCGCGTGCTGGCCCGCACGCCTCCCGACATCCTCATCACCACCCCTGAATCGCTGTACCTGATGCTCACGAGCGCCGCGAAAGAGACGCTCGTGGGGGTCGAGACGGTCATCATCGACGAGGTGCACGCCGTCGCGTCGACCAAGCGCGGCGCCCACCTCGCGGTCTCGCTCGAGCGGCTCGACTCGCTGCTCGCGAAGCCCGCGCAGCGCATCGGGCTGAGCGCCACCGTGCGGCCGCGCGAAGAAGTGGCGCGATTCCTCGCCGGCAACGCCCCCGTGACGATCGTGCAGCCCGAGTCGAGCAAGCGGTTCGACCTCAGCGTCGTCGTGCCGGTCGAAGACATGACGGAGCTCGGCAGCGCGCCCGCGCTCGAGGGGTCCGCCGCCGGGGCGACGCCGCAGGGCTCGATCTGGCCGCACGTCGAGGAGCGGATCGTCGACCTGATCCTCGACCACCGCTCGACCATCGTCTTCGCCAACTCGCGGCGCCTGGCCGAGCGGCTGACGGCGCGGCTGAATGAGATCTACGAGGAGCGGGAACTATCGCGGGTTGAGCTTGTCGAAACCGCCGTCGGCGCAATCACGTCGGAGGGGCCACGACAGGCTCGACCCGCTGCCGCGCCCGCCCAGATGATGGCGCAGGCAGGCTCCACCTCCGGCGCCGCTCCCCTGCTCGCCCGCGCGCACCACGGCAGCGTCAGCAAAGACCAGCGCGCCGGCATCGAGGACGACCTGAAGAGCGGACGCCTGCGCTGCGTCGTCGCGACGAGCTCGCTCGAACTCGGCATCGACATGGGCGCCGTCGACCTCGTCGTACAGGTCGAGTCGCCGCCGTCGGTCGCGAGCGGACTGCAGCGCATCGGTCGCGCGGGCCACCAGGTCGGCGAGATCTCGAAGGGCGTGCTCTTCCCCAAGCACCGCGCCGACCTGCTGCACACCGCGGTCGCCGCCGAGCGCATGCTGTCCGGCCAGATCGAGGCGATCTCCATCCCCGCGAACCCGCTCGACGTGCTCGCCCAGCAGACGGTCGCCGCCGTGGCCCTCGGCCCGCTCGGCGTCGAGGAGTGGTTCGATACCGTGCGCCGCAGTGCGCCGTTCGCCACCCTGCCGCGCAGCGCCTACGTCGCGACGCTCGACCTGCTCAGCGGCCTCTACCCGAGCGACGAGTTCGCCGAGCTGCGTCCTCGCATCGTCTGGGACCGCGTCGGCGACACCATCACCGGCCGCCCCGGCGCCCAGCGTCTCGCCGTCACCTCGGGCGGCACGATCCCCGACCGCGGACTGTTCGGGGTCTTTATGGTCGGCGAGAAGGCGGCGCGCGTCGGCGAGCTCGACGAAGAGATGGTCTACGAGTCGCGCGTCGGCGACGTCTTCGCCCTCGGCGCCACGAGCTGGCGCATCGAGGACATCACCCACGACCGTGTCCTGGTCTCCCCCGCCTACGGGCAGCCGGGCAAGGTGCCGTTCTGGAAGGGCGACGGCCTCGGCCGGCCCGCCGAACTCGGGCGGGCGATCGGGGCGTTTACGCGGGAGATCTCGACGGCTTCGCCGGAATTGTCGACGGGCACAGACCCTTCGACAAGCTCAGGGACCGAGGTGCGGGAACGGATGGTGGCCGCCGGGCTCGACGAGTTCGCCGCCAACAACCTCATCACGTTCGTCGCCGACCAGAAGCAGTCGACCGGCCACGTGCCGACCGACAAGACCCTGGTCGTGGAGAGATTCCGCGACGAGCTCGGCGACTGGCGCGTCATCCTGCACTCGCCCTTCGGTATGCAGGTGCACGCGCCGTGGGCCTTGGCCGTCGGGGCGAGAGTTCGAGACAGGCTGGGCATGGATGGCGCGGCGATGGCCAGCGACGACGGCGTCGTGGTGCGCATCCCCGACACCGATGCCGCGCCTCCCGGCGCCGAACTGTTCGTGTTCGAGCCCGGCGAGCTGCAGGACATCGTGACCGAGGAGGTCGGCGGGTCGGCGCTGTTCGCATCGCGGTTCCGCGAGTGCGCCGCGCGCGCCCTGCTGTTGCCGCGCTACAACCCCGGCAAGCGCAGCCCGCTCTGGCAGCAGCGGCAGCGGGCGTCGCAGTTGCTCGACGTCGCGCGCAAGTTCCCGAGCTTCCCGATCGTGCTCGAGACCGTGCGCGAAGTCTTGCAAGACGTGTACGACCTGCCGGCGCTCGTCGCCATCGCGTCCGAGATCGAGGGCCGCGGCATCCGCATCGTCGAGACCGAGACCGAGGTGCCGTCGCCGTTCGCCCGATCGCTGCTGTTCGGGTACGTCGCCGCGTTTATGTACGAGGGCGATTCGCCGCTCGCCGAGCGCCGCGCCGCCGCCCTCTCGCTCGACTCGACGCTGCTCGCCGAGCTGCTCGGCCGCGCGGAACTGCGCGAACTGCTCGACGCCGGCGTCATCGAGCAGACCGAGCTCGAGCTGCAGCGTCTCGCCGCCGACCGTCGCGCGAAAGACGCCGAGGGGATCGTCGACGTGCTGCGCCTGCTCGGGCCGTTGTCGACTGAGGAGATCGCGGAGCGGGTTGAGCTTGTCGAAACTCAGACCGACGGCCTGCCCGAGGATTTCGACAGGCTCAATCCGCTCATGGTCGGCCTGGCCCGCGACAACCGCGTGCTGCGCGTCACCATCGCGGGTACCGAGCGCTGGGCCGGCATCGAGGACTCCGCTCGCCTACGCGACGCGCTCGGCGTCCCCCTGCCGATCGGCGTGCCCGCCGCGTTCATCGAGCCGGTCGCCGACCCGCTCGGCGACCTCGTCGGGCGCTTCGCGCGCACCCACGGCCCCTTCACCGTGTCCGCGGTCGCGACCCGGTTCGGGCTCGGCGTCGCGGTCGTGCTCGACACCCTGCGCCGGCTCTCGCGCGAACGCCGCGTGGTCGAGGGCGAGTTCCGCCCGGGAGCCACGGGCAGCGAGTGGTGCGACACCGAGGTGCTGCGCCGCCTGCGCAGCCGGTCGCTCGCCGCCCTGCGCCACGAGGTGGAGCCGGTCGACGCCGCCACCCTCGGTCGCTTCCTGCCCGCGTGGCAGCACGTCGGCAGCAACCTCACCGGCATCGACGGACTCGTGCAGGTGATCGACCAGCTGTCGGGCGTCGCCCTGCCGGCATCCGCCTGGGAGACCCTCGTGCTGCCCGCACGCCTGCGCAACTACAGCCCCGCCTGGCTGGACGAGCTGACTCTCACCGGCGAGGTGGTCTGGTCGGGGCGCGGTTCGCTGCCCGGCAGCGACGGCTGGGTCAGCCTGCACCTCGCCGACAACGCGCCGCTCACCCTCGCGGACCCGAGCGGCGACGAGACCACCGAGCTGCAGCGCTCGATCCTCGCCAGCCTCGCCGGCGGCGGCGCGTTCTTCTTCCGCCAGCTCTCGGGCGCCGTCGGCAGCATGGACGACAAGGAACTCACGACCGCGCTCTGGGATCTGGTCTGGGCCGGACTCGTCACGAACGACACGTTCTCGCCGCTGCGCTCGTTCCTCGGCGGCAAAGCCGCGCCGAAGCGGGCGCCGTCGCGCTCCCGCGCCTACCGCGGCCGCGCCCGTCCGACCCTGCCCAGCCAGGCCGGTGCGCCGAACGTCGGCGGACGCTGGTCGTTGCTGCCGCTCGCCGAGGGCGACACCACGATCCGCGCCAAGTCGATGGCCGAGCTGCTGCTCGAGCGGCACGGCGTCGTCACCCGCGGCGCGGTGCAGAGCGAGGGTGTGCGCGGCGGGTTCAGCCTCGCCTACAAGGTGCTCAGCGGGTTCGAGGAGATCGGCCGCGCCCGCCGCGGCTACTTCGTGGAGGGCCTCGGTGCCGCACAGTTCGCCACGGGCGCCACCGTCGACCGGTTGCGCGCCTTCACCCGCGACGACGCGAGCAACGAGCCGCCCGCCGCGGTCACCCTCGCAGCGACCGACCCCGCGCAGCCCTACGGCGCGGCGCTGCCCTGGCCGGCCGCCGAACCCGACGCGCCCCGCGGCCACCGTCCCGGACGCAAAGCCGGGTCGCTCGTGGTACTCGTCGACGGGCACCTGGCCGTGTACGTGGAACGCGGCGGCAAGACCGTGCTGACGTTCACCGCGGACGAGGGGGTGCTCGCCGCGGCATCCGCCTCGCTGGCCTCGATCGTGCGCACCGGTCTCGGCAAACTGCGCATCGAACAGGTCGACGGCGAATCGATCACCGGCAGCCCGCTCGGCATCGCCCTGGGCGACGCCGGATTCAGCGCGACGCCCCGCGGTCTGTCGATGCGCGCCTGA
- a CDS encoding SDR family NAD(P)-dependent oxidoreductase: MTSPVTLITGSSSGIGLEIAVQAAGGGHTVVATMRDLAKAHRLRDAARAIGVTLDIRQLDVTDADSIAACIDGVVDTHGRLDALVNNAGAGHVGTIENESLDTVRDVMEVNFFGVVAVTKAALPHLRASGGRVVTVSSVGGAVGQPFSEAYCAAKFAVEGFLESLAPVAETVGVRVSIVEPGAVASDFVPNIGLDRASMVADAGAYGPALDAYLARSGQSFANAQSSADAAAAVVAVLDSSAPTLRVQTSAGASAFVGTKLVDLDGGAVLGMTRTWVAAAD, from the coding sequence ATGACATCTCCCGTGACCCTCATTACCGGCTCCTCGAGCGGAATCGGCCTCGAAATCGCGGTGCAGGCGGCCGGCGGCGGCCACACCGTCGTCGCGACCATGCGCGACCTCGCCAAGGCCCACCGACTGCGCGACGCCGCCCGCGCGATCGGTGTCACCCTCGACATCCGGCAGCTCGACGTCACCGACGCGGACTCGATCGCCGCCTGCATCGACGGCGTCGTCGACACCCACGGCCGCCTCGACGCGCTCGTCAACAACGCGGGCGCCGGGCACGTCGGCACGATCGAGAACGAATCGCTCGACACCGTGCGCGACGTGATGGAGGTCAACTTCTTCGGCGTCGTCGCGGTCACGAAGGCGGCGCTGCCCCACCTGCGGGCGAGCGGCGGCCGGGTCGTCACCGTGTCGAGCGTGGGCGGCGCGGTCGGCCAGCCGTTCAGCGAGGCGTACTGCGCGGCCAAGTTCGCCGTCGAGGGGTTCCTCGAATCCCTCGCGCCCGTGGCCGAGACGGTCGGCGTGCGCGTCAGCATCGTCGAGCCGGGCGCGGTCGCCAGCGACTTCGTGCCCAACATCGGACTCGACCGCGCGTCCATGGTCGCCGACGCGGGCGCCTACGGCCCGGCGCTCGACGCCTACCTCGCGCGCTCCGGCCAGTCGTTCGCGAACGCCCAGTCGTCGGCGGATGCCGCGGCCGCCGTCGTCGCCGTGCTCGACTCCTCGGCGCCGACGTTGCGGGTGCAGACCTCCGCCGGTGCGAGCGCCTTCGTGGGCACCAAGCTCGTCGATCTCGACGGCGGCGCGGTGCTCGGCATGACCCGCACCTGGGTCGCGGCCGCCGACTAG
- a CDS encoding Fpg/Nei family DNA glycosylase, with protein sequence MPEGDTVWLTADNLNKAIGGQVLTGCDVRVPAFATVDLTGETVHDVASRGKHLLHHIGDLTLHTHLKMEGSWHLYRPGTPWRRPAHQARVILSTADWVTVGFSLGVVEFVPTTDKDDVVGYLGPDLLGDFDATLALARVTASPEVPVFVALLDQRNLAGIGNVYANELCFLRGMLPTRPVSEDPDAAATVALAKRLLVANRGRVDRSTTGDLRSGRNAWVYGRAGKPCLRCGTRIRRGKLGATALTERDTYWCPRCQT encoded by the coding sequence ATGCCCGAGGGCGATACCGTCTGGCTCACCGCCGACAACCTCAACAAGGCGATCGGCGGTCAGGTGCTGACCGGGTGCGACGTGCGCGTCCCCGCCTTCGCGACGGTCGACCTCACCGGGGAGACCGTGCACGACGTCGCGAGCCGCGGCAAGCACCTGCTGCACCACATCGGCGACCTCACGCTGCACACGCACCTCAAGATGGAGGGGTCGTGGCACCTGTACCGGCCGGGCACGCCGTGGCGGCGCCCGGCCCATCAGGCCCGCGTCATCCTGAGCACGGCCGACTGGGTGACCGTGGGCTTCTCGCTCGGCGTCGTCGAGTTCGTGCCCACGACCGACAAAGACGACGTGGTGGGCTACCTCGGCCCCGACCTGCTCGGCGACTTCGACGCGACGCTCGCGCTCGCCCGGGTGACCGCGTCACCCGAGGTGCCCGTATTCGTGGCGCTGCTCGACCAGCGCAACCTCGCCGGCATCGGCAACGTCTACGCCAACGAGCTCTGTTTTCTGCGCGGCATGCTGCCGACCAGGCCGGTCTCCGAAGACCCGGATGCCGCGGCCACCGTCGCGCTCGCGAAACGGCTCCTCGTGGCCAACCGCGGCCGCGTCGACCGGTCGACGACCGGAGATCTGCGCTCCGGCCGCAACGCCTGGGTGTACGGGCGGGCGGGCAAGCCGTGTCTGCGCTGTGGCACGCGGATCCGCCGCGGCAAGCTCGGCGCGACGGCGCTCACGGAGCGGGACACCTACTGGTGTCCGCGGTGCCAGACGTAG
- a CDS encoding DUF1684 domain-containing protein — MTAFEVADWRRQVFAIYAAVRESTDLYAAHDLWRRERDRLFAEHPSSPLLPDDLAVFTGLPTRPYDPDWRFEVEVQEAEPARFDFETGTDGVVPFERLGIADVPGVGTLDVWRLASYGGGIFIPVRDALAGKPGGTYGGGRYLVDSIKGASLNSSGAPNTLVLDFNFAYNPSCAYDPAWACPLAPLGNRVAVEIPVGERYDGAH, encoded by the coding sequence ATGACCGCTTTCGAAGTCGCCGACTGGCGGCGCCAGGTGTTCGCCATCTACGCCGCCGTGCGCGAGTCCACGGACCTGTACGCGGCCCACGACCTCTGGCGCCGCGAGCGCGACCGGCTGTTCGCAGAACACCCGTCGTCGCCGCTGCTGCCCGACGACCTCGCGGTCTTCACCGGCCTGCCCACGCGCCCCTACGACCCCGACTGGCGCTTCGAGGTCGAGGTCCAGGAGGCCGAGCCCGCGCGATTCGACTTCGAGACCGGCACCGACGGCGTCGTGCCGTTCGAGCGGCTCGGCATCGCCGACGTCCCGGGGGTCGGCACGCTCGACGTCTGGCGGCTCGCCTCCTACGGCGGCGGCATATTCATCCCGGTGCGCGACGCCCTCGCGGGCAAGCCCGGCGGAACCTACGGCGGCGGCCGCTACCTCGTCGACTCGATCAAGGGCGCCTCGCTCAACTCGTCGGGCGCTCCGAACACCCTCGTGCTCGACTTCAACTTCGCCTACAACCCGTCGTGCGCGTACGACCCCGCGTGGGCGTGCCCGCTCGCACCGCTCGGCAACCGGGTCGCCGTCGAGATCCCCGTGGGCGAGCGGTACGACGGGGCCCACTAG
- a CDS encoding DEAD/DEAH box helicase, with translation MSENSFAALGVPAPLVAALAAQGIDAPFPIQVDTLPDTLSGRDVLGRGKTGSGKTLAFSIPMVARLGGKLAGGSRRPNRPLALILAPTRELATQITVALTPLADAYGLKSTTIFGGVSQQRQVAALKAGVDIVVACPGRLEDLMKQGFVNLDSVEISILDEADHMADLGFLPVVTRIMDKTPSTGQRMLFSATLDNGVDKLVRRYLHNEVLHSVDEATSHVSAMTHHVFEVDSVESKRLLIEKLASGQGRRILFMRTKHHAKKLARQLTDSGIPAVDLHGNLSQVARDRNLAAFAAGTSRVLVATDVAARGVHVDDIELVIHVDPPAEHKAYLHRSGRTARAGKEGEVVTLVLPEQRKDTAQLLRKAAITVTPQRVTADSPAVIALVGEVAEYVKPQPRAAEPVRGQSQGGRSQGANAQRKRAGREGGGDAAPRRDRNGRPAAAGAPAAGGRSGGARRGGATGGGRPAAAPRTYSTSTGGNSGYAEQSGGERRQGRRAQG, from the coding sequence ATGTCTGAAAACTCCTTCGCCGCGCTCGGCGTTCCGGCTCCCCTCGTCGCGGCTCTCGCCGCCCAGGGAATCGACGCCCCGTTCCCGATCCAGGTCGACACGCTCCCCGACACCCTGTCAGGCCGCGACGTCCTCGGCCGCGGAAAGACCGGCTCCGGCAAGACCCTCGCGTTCTCCATCCCCATGGTCGCCCGCCTCGGCGGCAAGCTCGCCGGTGGAAGCCGTCGCCCGAACCGTCCGCTCGCGCTGATCCTCGCGCCGACCCGTGAGCTCGCCACGCAGATCACCGTCGCGCTGACCCCACTCGCCGACGCGTACGGCCTCAAGTCGACCACCATCTTCGGCGGCGTCAGCCAGCAGCGCCAGGTCGCGGCACTCAAGGCCGGTGTCGACATCGTCGTCGCCTGCCCCGGCCGCCTCGAGGACCTCATGAAGCAGGGCTTCGTCAACCTCGACTCGGTCGAGATCTCGATCCTCGACGAGGCGGACCACATGGCCGACCTCGGCTTCCTGCCGGTCGTCACCCGCATCATGGACAAGACCCCGTCGACCGGACAGCGCATGCTGTTCAGCGCGACCCTCGACAACGGCGTGGACAAGCTCGTGCGCCGCTACCTCCACAACGAGGTGCTGCACTCGGTCGACGAGGCCACCAGCCACGTCTCCGCCATGACCCACCACGTGTTCGAGGTCGACTCGGTCGAGTCCAAGCGTCTCCTCATCGAGAAGCTCGCCTCGGGCCAGGGCCGTCGCATCCTGTTCATGCGCACCAAGCACCACGCGAAGAAGCTCGCCCGCCAGCTCACCGATTCCGGCATCCCCGCCGTCGACCTGCACGGCAACCTCTCGCAGGTCGCCCGCGACCGCAACCTCGCCGCGTTCGCCGCCGGCACCTCGCGCGTCCTCGTGGCCACGGATGTCGCGGCGCGCGGTGTGCACGTCGATGACATCGAGCTCGTGATCCACGTCGACCCGCCGGCCGAGCACAAGGCGTACCTGCACCGCTCGGGCCGCACCGCCCGTGCCGGCAAGGAGGGCGAGGTCGTCACGCTCGTCCTGCCCGAACAGCGCAAGGACACCGCGCAGCTCCTGCGCAAGGCCGCGATCACCGTCACGCCGCAGCGCGTCACGGCCGACTCGCCCGCCGTCATCGCCCTCGTCGGCGAGGTCGCCGAGTACGTCAAGCCGCAGCCCCGCGCCGCCGAGCCCGTCCGCGGGCAGAGCCAGGGCGGTCGCTCGCAGGGCGCCAACGCGCAGCGCAAGCGCGCCGGCCGCGAGGGTGGCGGCGACGCTGCTCCCCGTCGCGACCGCAACGGACGCCCCGCAGCAGCCGGTGCACCCGCGGCCGGAGGTCGCTCCGGCGGCGCCCGCCGTGGCGGAGCAACCGGTGGTGGCCGTCCGGCCGCCGCACCGCGCACCTACTCGACCTCGACCGGCGGCAACTCCGGCTACGCCGAGCAGTCCGGCGGCGAGCGTCGCCAGGGCCGTCGCGCCCAGGGCTAG
- a CDS encoding DUF427 domain-containing protein, translated as MKAVLGDVVLAESPKEDLISIEGNWYFPPSSVKTELLVESATPYHCPWKGDCQYFSVKDGDTLLQDRAFSYPDPIPTAFDRVGKDFSGYVAFWKEVKVVD; from the coding sequence ATGAAGGCAGTACTGGGCGACGTTGTTCTCGCCGAATCCCCCAAGGAAGACCTCATCTCGATCGAGGGCAACTGGTACTTCCCGCCGTCGAGCGTGAAGACCGAGCTGCTCGTCGAGAGCGCCACCCCGTACCACTGCCCGTGGAAGGGCGACTGCCAGTACTTCTCCGTGAAGGACGGCGACACTCTGCTGCAGGACCGCGCGTTCAGCTACCCCGACCCGATCCCGACCGCGTTCGACCGTGTCGGCAAGGACTTCTCGGGCTACGTCGCGTTCTGGAAAGAGGTCAAGGTCGTCGACTAG
- a CDS encoding CGNR zinc finger domain-containing protein encodes MQSPKPTGQWFRSSDGHQWWFDSGAVSLDFAYTGAMGDNPAWEILHTPDDLAAWLEGRFPGVHTEASERDLSDGVALRAVIARSAFAASRGEGPAAADVDVINLFAATPDIPPTLAGGTRQAGRANARAGQALSAMAREAVELFAPERQERIRECAADDCGLVFYDESRSNNRRWCSMKRCGNRAKVRTHRANAR; translated from the coding sequence GTGCAGTCACCGAAACCTACTGGCCAGTGGTTCCGCTCGAGCGACGGCCACCAGTGGTGGTTCGATTCCGGAGCGGTATCGCTCGATTTCGCCTACACCGGCGCAATGGGCGACAACCCCGCGTGGGAGATCCTGCATACCCCCGACGACCTCGCCGCCTGGCTCGAGGGCCGCTTCCCCGGTGTCCACACCGAGGCGAGCGAGCGCGACCTCTCCGACGGCGTCGCGCTGCGCGCGGTGATCGCCCGCAGCGCGTTCGCGGCCAGCCGGGGCGAGGGGCCCGCCGCGGCCGACGTCGACGTGATCAACCTCTTCGCGGCCACGCCCGATATCCCGCCCACACTGGCCGGGGGCACCCGCCAGGCCGGCCGCGCCAACGCTCGCGCCGGACAGGCGCTCTCGGCGATGGCCCGCGAGGCCGTCGAACTGTTCGCCCCCGAGCGGCAGGAGCGCATCCGCGAGTGCGCCGCCGACGACTGCGGACTCGTCTTCTACGACGAGTCGCGCTCGAACAACCGCCGCTGGTGCTCGATGAAGCGCTGCGGCAACCGCGCCAAGGTGCGCACGCATCGCGCGAACGCCCGCTGA
- a CDS encoding NUDIX hydrolase family protein, which yields MSSVGTPDPNSGWLSEEELAETRRRLPLLYVEAVPVRVDGLGRVTEVGMLLRASPEGAITRTLVSGRVMYGETLRDALFRHLEKDLGPMAFPLLPASPVPFSVAEFFPWPGESQFTDARQHAVALAYVVPVTGTCDPRQDALELTWMSPAEAVSADTVADLEGGRGALVRAALASVGVLP from the coding sequence ATGAGCTCCGTAGGCACCCCAGATCCCAATTCCGGCTGGCTGTCAGAGGAGGAGCTCGCTGAGACGCGTCGCCGACTTCCCCTGCTCTACGTCGAGGCGGTCCCCGTCCGGGTCGACGGCCTCGGCCGCGTCACCGAGGTCGGCATGCTGCTGCGGGCCTCGCCCGAGGGTGCCATCACGCGCACGCTCGTCTCGGGACGCGTCATGTACGGCGAGACCCTGCGCGATGCGCTGTTCCGCCACCTCGAGAAGGACCTCGGACCAATGGCCTTCCCGCTGCTTCCGGCTAGCCCCGTGCCGTTCTCGGTCGCCGAGTTCTTCCCGTGGCCGGGCGAGAGCCAGTTCACCGATGCCCGCCAGCACGCGGTCGCGCTCGCCTACGTCGTACCCGTCACGGGAACGTGCGACCCCCGCCAGGACGCCCTGGAACTGACATGGATGTCGCCGGCCGAGGCCGTCTCCGCCGACACGGTCGCGGACCTCGAGGGCGGTCGCGGTGCCCTGGTGCGCGCCGCACTCGCGTCGGTCGGCGTGCTGCCCTAA